The genomic segment CGGACGAATGCGCCGGCTGATCGACGATATCCTGTCTTTGTCCAGGATCGAGCTGAAGGCGCATGTTCGCCCTGCTTCGATTGTCGATCTTGCTGAGATCATTCGTCATACGTCTGACGCACTGTCCCCGCTGGCCAGGGACATGGACGTGAAGATTCGCATCGATTTGCCTAAAACGGCCGTTCGGTTGAGAGGCGACAGGGATGAGCTTATACAGGTCGTTGAAAATCTGGTTGAAAACGCCCTGAAATACGGCAGCTCCGGAAACTTTGTCGATGTGGGTCTGAGTGCACAAGTGGATGATCTGAATGCTGCGTCGTGGGTGTTGTCTGTCCGTGATTATGGTGAGGGCATACCAAGCGAACATCTTCCGCGGCTCACGGAAAGATTTTACCGGGTGGACGTGGAATCAAGCCGTGCACTGAAGGGGACAGGCCTCGGACTCGCGATTGTAAAACACATCCTGACTCGGCATCGCGCACGTCTGGAGGTCGAGAGCGAGCCGGGTGAGGGAGCCACATTCAGGGTCCGTCTGCCTGCGCTCGAGCAATCCGACGAGCAGGAAGAAACAGCATCTGCATGACGAGCCGCAGTGAAGTGATCGTCTTGAAGGCTTGCCGTGAAACGCGATTGTTTTCTTCGCCAAGCGATTAAAACTGTTTCAAGAGACCGTTTGCCGAGAGATTGCCAAACCCTGTCACGGGATCTTGTTCTGAATATCTCTTTTGATGATCGGGAAGCGCCGGCGCAGTGTTCTGACAAGTGGAGCGTCCATTTCCTTTGATGCATGGCCGCAGCCTGAAGCGATCTGAACTAACTCGACGTCAGTGTGATTCCGCAACCTGCAACCGTTGCGTCAGTGTAACATTCATGCAGGCCCGACTTTGACACAAAACAGTCAAGAAAACAAAATTATCTATATTTTTCAATAATTTAAATTGTCACAAAACTGAGAAGAAACTGTCATAGAACTCTCATCCAGCGGGCCTAGTTTCCCGGCATCACACGTGCATCTCGTGTTCGGTGATCCTCTACAAACCTTGACATTCAAAGGGAGTGGTCAAGTGAAATTTACGACCCTCGTAAGCGCAACGGCTCTCGCTGTTGCTTCCACTGCATTCGTTGGCGCAGCTCAGGCTCGTGACCAGGTTCAGGTTGCAGGTTCTTCTACAGTTCTTCCGTACGCTTCCATCGTTGCTGAAGCTTTTGGCGAAAACACCGACTTCCCGACACCTGTCGTTGAGTCCGGTGGTTCTTCCGCAGGCCTGAAGCGCTTCTGTGAAGGTGTTGGCGAAAACACCATCGACGTTGCCAACGCTTCCCGCAAGATCCGCGAAAAAGAAATCAAGGCATGTGCCGAAGCTGGTGTCAAAGACATCATCGAAGTGCGCATCGGCTATGATGGAATCGTGTTCGCGTCTCAAAAAGACGGTCCTGCTTTCACAGCTTTCGAACCGGTTGACGTTTTCAACGCGCTCGGCGCTAAAGTTCTGAAGGACGGCGAGATCGTCGACAACCCTTACAACAAGTGGTCTGAGTTCAACTCTGAACTGCCGGATGTCGACATTGCGGCCTTCATTCCGGGCACAAAGCACGGCACACGTGAAGTCTTCGAAGAGAAGGTTCTGGCTGTTGGTTGTGAAGAGTCCGGTGCCCTGAAGGCAATGATGGATGGTGGCATGTCCGAGGACGATGCTGAAGACGCCTGCATCGCAGTCCGTCGCGACGGCAAGTCCGTTGACATCGACGGTGACTACACCGAGACGCTTGCCCGCATCGACACCAACTCGAACGGCATCGGTGTCTTTGGTCTCGCATTCTATGAGAACAACACCGACAAGCTGAAAGTCGCCACCATGAGCGGCATTGCTCCGTCCACCGAGACGATCGCTTCCGGCGAGTATCCGGTTTCCCGTCCGCTGTACTTCTATATCAAGAAGGCACATATCGGCGTGATCCCGGGCCTGAAAGAGTACGCTCAGTTCTTCATCGCTGACGAAATTGCTGGTCCGCAGGGCCCGCTGGCTCAGTATGGCCTGGTATCCGATCCGGAACTGGCAGCTGTTCAGGCGTCCGTCGCCAACGAAGAGACAATGAAGTAATCGAGCCCTCGCTCGATCGACGGGGCGGCATATTCCGCCGCCCCTTTTCTTTTCGATTTTCGTTTTTATCCGGGGGAGCAAATGCCTTTGTTCTGGCTCATCTTGATCGTGCTTGCCATCGCTGGGGTGGGGTACGTTCTGGGGCGGTCGCGGGCCATGTCCAGTGCTGGGGGAGAGCTGTCAGCTCTGCATTCCCTACCGTCCTATTACGGGGCAAACGTAGCAATGAAGGTGGTTGTCCCTGCCTTTCTGCTCCTCATTGTATGGCTGCTCGCGCAGCCATTTTACGTTAACAACGTCATTTCCGGTATGATCCCTGAAACGTCGATCGCAGAAGGATCGTCCCGCGGGCTTGTTCTTGCCGAGGTACGCCGCGCTGCGAGAGGCCTCGACAACGCTGTTGCAACGGGCGCGATGACCGAGCAATTCGCGCGCAATGCCCGTGCCGACTTCGCGGACATAAGCACGCGTCTCAGAGATGCTGGGCAGATCGTTACATCCGAGATCACGCAGCCGATCCTACGGGCCGCACAGCGGTATCGCATTCTGAATGCGACCGGCAATCTGATCATGTCGATTGCGGTCATTCTGGTCGCACTTTTCGCGGCATTCTGGGCTATCCGGGAAACCAATGCCGAGTTCAGGGCGCGAAACGTCGTTGAACAGGGCGTCAAGGCAATCCTCATTGCGGCGGCGTCTATCGCCATCCTGACCACCATCGGGATCGTGTTGTCTCTGGTGTTCAACACCTGGGAGTTTTTCAGACTATATCCCGCCTCCGACTTCTTCTTCGGCCTGACTTGGTCGCCGAGTTTCTCCGGGCGCGGAAGCTCGTCCCAGCTTGGCATCCTGCCGCTGCTCTGGGGCACCCTCTATATTTCGATCGTCGCGCTCCTCGTTGCCGTCCCGATCGGCCTTTTCGCGGCGGTATACCTGTCCGAATACGCAGGACCCAAGGTGCGCGCCGTCGCCAAGCCGCTGCTTGAGGTGCTGGCCGGTATCCCGACAATCGTTTATGGCCTTTTCGCGCTTCTGACCGTAGGCCCGCTGCTCTTGTCCGTCTTTGGTAATGAGGGCCTCGGAATCATGCAGGCGGGAACGGCGGTCATGACCGCGGGCCTCGTCATGGGTATCATGCTGATCCCGTTTGTGAGCTCGCTGTCGGACGACATCATCAACGCTGTGCCCCAGGCAATGCGCGACGGGTCCTACGGTCTTGGAGCAACCAAGTCCGAAACGGTGCGCCAGGTAATCCTGCCGGCGGCGCTTCCCGGGATCGTGGGTGCGATCCTGCTGGCGGCCTCACGTGCGATCGGTGAAACGATGATCGTGGTCCTCGGTGCCGGTGCGGCTGCGCGCCTCAGCCTCAATCCGTTCGAGGCCATGACAACCGTCACCGCCAAGATCGTCAGTCAGCTGACCGGAGATGCAGACTTTGCGTCGCCTGTCGCGCTGGTTGCCTTCGCGCTTGGCATGACACTCTTCGTGATAACCCTGGGTCTCAATATTGTCGCACTCTATATCGTGCGCAAATACCGGGAGCAGTATGACTGATGACCGACGCAACACTTCCTCCCGAGACATCCGCATCGCCGGCGAAAGCTCCGATGCAGCCGAAGTCGCTCTACGCGCTTGATGATCTGACACGCAAACGCAACGCTGCTGAGAAGCGCTTTCAGGCTTACGGCATTGGAGCGATTGCGATCGGGCTGTTCTTTCTTGTCGTTTTGGCCTACGCGATCATCTCGCAGGGATTTCCGGCTTTCTCGCGCACGGTCGTTGAAGTTGAGTTCACTCTGACGCAGGAACAGTACGACGCTGCCGAAGGCACGCTGTTCAAGACAAGGGCCTACGAGGAAATCTTCATCAATGCGCTGACCGGCCAGCTCCAGGAAAGCGGTATTGAAACACCCGTGGAACCCGAAGCCATCGAGCGCATCGTCGGCAAGCCGGGTGGTACGATCCGCGAGTTTTTCCGGGAAAATGAGGACCAACTGGGCCAACCGGTCAGGTTCGACCTTGCAGCATCCTCAAGGGTAGACGGTTATATGAGCGGTCGTATCACCCGTGAAGGCATGACCGACAGCCGCTTTCTGATGAAATCGGATCTGGACGTCGTTGATAATCTTGTCGAGGCTGGCGTCATCAAGACCGTTTTTAACTGGCCTTTCATCACCGGTGCGGACGCCGGTGTGGACAATGCCGCAGCGGCGGGCATCGGCGCTTCGGTGATCGGGTCTTTCTTCATGATGCTGGTGGTTCTGTTTTTGTCGCTTCCGATAGGCGTGGCCGCCTCCATCTATCTTGAAGAATTCGCACCGCAGAACAGGTTCACGGATCTGATTGAGGTGAATATCTCGAACCTGGCGGCCGTTCCTTCTATCGTTTTCGGTATTCTGGGTCTGGCGGTCTTCATCCAGTTCATGCATTTGCCTCAATCTGCGCCGCTGGTCGGCGGCTTGGTCCTGACGCTGATGACGCTGCCGACGATCATTATCTCCACGCGCGCTTCGCTGAAGGCGGTTCCGCCAAGCATCCGGGACGCAGCACTCGGTGTTGGCGCTTCCAAGATGCAGGCGATCTTCCATCACGTGCTGCCGCTGGCGATGCCCGGCATTCTGACCGGAACCATTATCGGGCTGGCACAGGCACTGGGCGAAACGGCACCGCTGCTTCTGATCGGTATGGTCGGGTTCGTCGCGCGCGGTTACCCGGATGGCTTCATCGCCGGCTTCACCGAGCCGAATTCGGCAATGCCTGCACAGATCTACACCTGGGCGGCGCGGTCCGATCTCGCGTTTACTGAGAAAGCTTGGGGTGGAATTATCGTCCTCCTGATCTTCCTCCTCTCAATGAACATTCTCGCGATCATCCTGCGCCGCAGGTTTGAACGCCGCTGGTAAGGATTGATGCGATGAACGAGATGCCGAGTATTGAACAGGCGAACGAAATGACCGAGAGCAAAATATCCGCAAACAAGGTTCAGGTCTTTTATGGCGATACACATGCCATCAAGGACGTGGACATTGAAATCCAACCGCGTTCGGTGACGTCTTTCATCGGCCCGTCCGGCTGCGGCAAGTCGACCTTCCTGCGCACGATCAACCGCATGAACGACACGATTGATATCTGCCGCGTGGAAGGATCGATCAAGATCGACAACGAAGATATCTACGACCCCAAAGTCGATCCGGTGCAGCTTCGGGCGAAGGTCGGGATGGTTTTCCAGAAACCGAACCCGTTCCCGAAGTCGATCTACGACAACATCGCCTATGGTCCGCGTATCCACGGTCTCGCCCGCAATAAGGCGGAACTCGACGACATAGTGTCCTCGAGCCTCCAGAAAGCCGGCCTTTGGGAAGAGGTGAAAAATCGTCTGGACGAGCCCGGAACGGGAATGTCCGGTGGGCAGCAGCAACGTCTGTGCATCGCGCGCGCCATTGCGGTCAGCCCGGAAGTGATCCTGATGGACGAACCTTGCTCGGCCCTTGACCCGATTGCCACGGCAAAGGTCGAGGAGTTGATCGATGAGCTGCGTGAGAATTACACCATTGTCATCGTGACGCATTCCATGCAGCAGGCGGCGCGTGTTTCTCAGCGTACAGCTTTTTTCCACCTGGGTATTCTGGTTGAAGAAGGTCCGACGGAGGACATCTTCACAAATCCGAAAGACAAGCGCACTCAGGATTACATTACTGGCCGCTTCGGCTAAGCGGTTTTCCGAAATCGGAAAGGGACACAGGATGTCTGAACACATTGTCTCGGCATATGACGAGGAACTGACGGAAATGGCCGGTAAGGTCGCCGAAATGGGTGGCCTCGCGGAACGCGCCTTTGCCGACGCGGTCGCAGCTCTTGTTTCTCAGGATCACGAACTCGCCAAGACCACTGTCGCAAACGACGAACGGCTCGATACGCTGCACCAGGCGGTTGAGGCAAAATTGATCGAAATGATCGCGCGCCGTCAGCCCATGGGGCAGGACCTTCGCGAAATCACCGCGGCAAGCCGCATCGCCAACGATCTTGAGCGAGTTGGTGATCTGGCGAAAAACGTCGCCAAGCGCGCGATTGCGATCGACAGCAATCTGCAATCGAAGAAGCTGGCGATCGGCGTTGAACACATGACGGAACTCGCGCTCGGCCAGCTAAAGCTGGTACTCGACGCCTACACGCAACGCGACGCGGAAGCAGCTCGCCGGGTGCAGGAGGCCGATGCTGAAGTCGACGCCATCTACACGTCCCTGTTCCGTGAACTGCTGACTTATATGATGGAAGATCCGCGCGTGATCACTCAATGCGTGCACCTGTTGTTCTGCGCCAAGAACATCGAGCGCATCGGTGACCATGCAACCAATATTGCGGAAAACGTCTACTACATGGTCACCGGCGAACGGCTTCCCGAAGACCGTGAAAAGCTTGATGAAACAACAAGTGCTGGCTAAGCACTGAAAGACTGCGGGACTCTTTCGGCCGGCATGCGTGTGCCGGCCGGTAATATCGGAGCGTGAACGAATGCCGAAAGTGCTGATCGTTGAAGACGAAGAACCGCTCAGCCTTCTCTTGAGATACAATTTGGAAGCGGAAGGGTACCAGGTCGAATCCTGTGTCCGTGGAGACGAAGCCGAAATCCGCCTGCGGGAGAGCCTGCCGGATCTGCTCCTGCTGGACTGGATGCTTCCCGGGCTCTCCGGAATTGAACTGTGCCGGCGCCTGCGGGCACGGGAAGACACCGAACGTTTGCCGATCATTATGCTCACGGCGCGCGGCGAGGAAGCAGAACGTATCCGCGGTCTGTCGACTGGTGCCGATGACTATGTCGTAAAGCCTTTTTCGGTCCCCGAGCTCATGGCAAGGGTGCGCGCAATCCTGCGCCGAGCGAGTCCGGAAGTCGTCTCCACGATGCTCAGGTCCGGTGACATTGAACTCGACCGTGAAACCCACCGTGTTCGCCGTAACACCAAGGAAATACACCTGGGGCCGACCGAGTTCCGGCTTCTTGAGTTCCTGATGACTTCCCCGGGCCGCGTGTTCTCGCGTGAACAGCTTCTGGACGGTGTCTGGGGTCACGATGTTTATGTCGATGAACGTACGGTGGATGTTCATGTTGGCAGGCTGCGCAAGGCGCTCAACAAGGGCAAGGCGAAGGATCCGATCCGGACCGTGCGTGGCGCAGGCTACGCCTTCAATGACCAGTTCTCGATTGCCAGCTGACAGGTTCTCGCGGGCAATACTTAACCGAAACCCGACGGACTTTTTGTCCAAAACAAAAAACCCGCCACAAAGGCGGGTTTTTCAATGGTTGAGGAAAATATCAGGAGGCCTGCGCAACCGTCTTTCGCTCGCGGCGCCGGTCAGCAACAGGCTGATAAGCGATCTTGCAGTGATATGCACAATAAGGAACGCCAGCATCGGAAACGCGGCCACAGAAATAGAAATCGTCCGTCGCAGGATCACCGATCGGCCACTTACAGGTCCGCTCAGTCAGCGTAAGGATCGTTGCGCGCTGAGAAATCGGAATGACCATCTCGGGCATGGGTTCCAACTCAGGCTTGATATCAGCGACAGGTGCAGGTGACGTGTCCACCTTGAGTGCCGTAGCTCCGATCATCTGCGGTTGCTGCACAGGTTTCTTTGGTGCTGCTCCTGCAGCGGGGCTGGCGGTGCGCGGCCGGCGCGGCTTTGCGCTGGAACTTGAGGTCTTTGCACGTCCGGAAAGCCCGAGCCGGTGCACCTTGCCGATCACGGCGTTGCGGGTCACACCCCCGAGTTCGCCTGCGATCTGACTTGCACTCAGGCCTTCGCTCCAAAGTTTCTTGAGCAGTTCAACCCGTTCGTTCGTCCAACTCATTGCCCGCACCCTTTAGTTCGGCCATTTGGCCATTAACCTCGTGTCAGACATGCTCTAGCATGCCTAATTTTGGCATATCTTGTGCCTCTTGGTGATGTGCCGCACGAGATCTCGTGTTTGATGAGCCAGAGGTTACAATAACGTTAATTTGTGAGGCAACCGCTTCACCCAAACCAGTTGGGGATGAGCGGACTTTTCCCCAGTTATGGTAAGGCCTTCCAGCGTTTCACGAAACGTGACTTTAAGTGCCGGCAGCAGCATTTCCATTGACAGCCAACGGTACGCGCGGTGTATAAGCATCTTGCGACGTGCCGCCTCATCGGGGCGGCACGTTGCGTTTTGGCTTGTCCGCACTCGTGAAGCGCACCGGATCAAACGGGCTCGTTTCCCGGGCAAGTGCCGCAACAGGAAACGGGAAATATCGGCCTGGGCGGTTTGGCGTTCGAGCTTGATCGATGACACCATGTAGAGAGCATTTCACCTGCCTTCAAAAGGAGGCTGGGTGCTCTGAGGAGTAAAAAGAGGTTATGTCCGCGACTGCGCTGTTTGGAAACTATGCAAGATCAAATCTGACATTTGATCATGGGGAAGGTGTCTGGCTGGTTACCAAGGACGGCCGACGATTCCTCGATTGCGGTTCCGGCATCGCAGTGAATTCCTGCGGGCACGGCCATCCGCATCTGGTCAAGACGCTTCAGGAGCAGGCAGCCAAACTCTGGCACGTCTCCAACCTTCATCAGATCCCGGACGGCGAACGTCTGGCACAGCGCCTCGTTGAGGCGACATTTGCCGACAGGGTGCTGTTTGTAAATTCGGGTGCAGAGGCGATGGAAGCTGCGATTAAATGCGCGCGGCGGTATCACTATGACAACAACGAACCCGATCGCTATCAGATCGTGACCTTCGAGGGAGCGTTCCACGGCCGGACCCTTGGAACGATTGCGGCCGGCGGCCAGGCGAAATACCTGGAAGGGTTTGGTCCCAAGGCACCGGGTTTCGACCAGGTCCCGGCAGGAGACCTGGATGCGCTCAAGGCGGTCATAGGCCCGCACACGGCGGCGCTTGCAATTGAACCGATCCAGGGTGAAGGCGGCATTCGTGAAATCCAACCGGAATTCCTGCGCGCGCTGAGGCAGCTTTGCGACGACAACGGCATCTTGCTGATCTTCGACGAGATCCAGACGGGTGTTGGACGCACTGGAAAACTCTTCGCCTACCAATGGGCCGGTGTGAGCCCGGACATCATGGCCGTCGCAAAGGGCATCGGTGGCGGCTTTCCAATGGGAGCGTGCCTAGCAACCGAGCGAACCGCTTCGGCTCTCGCTCCCGGGACCCATGGCACCACCTTCGGCGGCAACCCGCTGGCCATGACGGTTGGCAATGCGGTCCTTGATGTTGTTTTGGCGGACGGGTTTCTCGAAGAGGTGCAGAAAAAGGGCCTCAGCTTCAAGCAGAAACTGGCAGGGCTCGTCGACAGCCACCCAAAGGTACTGGATCAGGTGCGCGGCACGGGTCTCATGCTGGGGCTCAGATGCGTTGTGCCGGCAGCGGAATACGTGTCCGCGGCGCGAGACGCTGGACTGCTGGCCGTTCCAGCTGGTGACAACGTCGTGCGTATCATGCCGCCTTTGACAATGACCGAAGACGAAATCTCTGTGGCACTGGAACGCCTGGAGCAGGCAGCGATCGCGGTTGAGGCAAAGCTTGTGGAAGGAGCGGCCGAATGACTGCCAACGCCGCTTACCGGAACTTTCTGGACCTCACCGACTTCGAGGGAGATGAACTGCGCGCTATTCTGGATACAGCGCGCAGGATCAAGGCGTCGCGAAACGGTGTCCGCCGGGGCGAGGGACCGCTCGCCGGCAAGATACTTGCGATGATTTTTGAACAGCCTTCCACCCGTACGCGGATTTCGTTCGATGTCGGAATGCGCGAGCTTGGCGGTGAGACGCTGATGCTCACCGGCGCGGAAATGCAGCTTGGCCGTGGTGAAAGCATTGGTGACACGGCCAAGGTCCTGTCGCGGTTTGTTGATGCCATCATGATCCGCATTCTCGATCATGGCGAATTGAACGAGCTTGCCGAGCACGCGACTGTCCCGGTGATCAACGGGCTCACGAAAGTCTCGCATCCCTGTCAGATAATGGCGGACCTGATGACCTTCGAAGAGCATCGCGGGTCAATCAGCGGCAAAAGCATTGCCTGGACCGGCGACAGCAACAATGTGCTGGCGTCCTGGGTACACGCCGCGCCACGACTGGACTTCGAAATGCGGATCGCGACGCCGGGCGAACTGGCGCCGCCCCAGGAGCTGATCGACACGGCTCGCGCAAAGGGTGGTTCCATTTTGGTCACGACAGACCCATATGAGGCGGTCAAGGGAACCGATTGCGTGATTACGGATTGCTGGGTGTCCATGGGCGACGACGATTCACAGTCCCGTCACAACCTCCTCAGCACGTACCAGGTAAACAATCGTCTGATGGCCGAGGCAAACAGCGACGCTATCTTTATGCATTGTCTTCCGGCGCATCGCGGCGAGGAGGTTACCTCCGAAGTCATGGATGGTCCCAATTCCGTGGTTTTTGACGAAGCCGAGAACAGGCTCCATGCCCAAAAGGGCATTCTTGCCTGGTGTTTCGGCAAAGGTTGAGGCATAGCCGACGTGGCACTGAATCTTGAAGAACTGGGTATCGCGCCCGCAGGGCTGGACGCTGTCCGGCCCTTTGCCGTGGAAGAACTGGATGTACGTGGCCGGGCGGTCGCGTTCGGTCCTGTTCTGGAGAGCATTCTGGGACGGCATGACTATCCCGAACCGGTTTCCCGCCTGCTTGCGGAAGCAATTGTGCTCACGGGCTTGCTTGGAACGTCGCTGAAGTTCGACGGTCGTTTCACCCTGCAGACCCAAACCGAGGGTCCGGTATCGATGCTGGTCGTCGATTTCGCATCCCCCGATGCGATCCGCGCCTGCGCGACATTCGACGCTGACCGCGTAGAAACCCTGGCGAAGGCAGGCAAGGCAACGCCGGAGGCATTGCTGGGGCACGGACACCTGGCCATGACCATTGATCAGGGCCAGCACATGCAGCGATATCAGGGCTTGGTGGAGCTCGATGGCATATCGCTGGAAGAAGTAGCGCGCCGTTACTTCGAACGCTCAGAGCAGATTCCGACCGAGATCCGCCTTGGTGTCGGCGAGCTCTATACGCGCCGAGAAGGTGAGGGCCATGCCAAAACCTGGACAGCTGGCGGTATTTTGATCCAGTTCTTGCCGGAAGCACCTGAGCGCTTGCGTCAGGCGGACATCGATCCGGGAGACGCTCCGGAAGGAACGCTGCCGCATGAGGTCGAGGAAGATGACGCCTGGGTGGAGGCAAAGTTTCTGGTCGACACCGTAAAGGATGTCGAGCTGACCGATCCGGAAGTCAGTGTCGAAATGCTGCTGTTCCGGTTGTTCCACGAACGCGGCGTGCGCCTGTTCGACGCGCAGCCCCTGTCAGACAAATGCCGTTGTTCACGGGAAAAAATCGAAGGTGTTCTTGCCGGGTTCCGGGAAGACGAAATCGCGGACATGACCGTGGATGGCAAGATCGTTGTGACCTGCGAGTTCTGTAATGCCAAATACGAATTTGAGGCGTGATTGCGTCAAAATTCGCGATTTTGGCTGTTCAGACATATTCCGTTACAATTTTCAGGGTGCGTTTTGGCACTTCGGGACGTATCCGGGTCTTGAATTTCGCAGTGCGAAGTAAATCTTATCCCCATGCATGATAGTCTTTAGCCCGAACAATATTTGGTAGCCCCGGAACGCTGAAACATGTTGCAGTCTTTGCCTCAGGACTCCGGAAACAAACCGGTCTCTGAAGTCCTTCCACCCGTCGATCCGCAATCTGGCGGCGGATGGAAGCGGGCTATGCTCATTCTCAAAGCGCTGCTGCAGGCGCTGATTGCGTTCGCCATATTGCTCGGTGCCTTCCAGGGACTGAAGACCCTGGTCGCGACGAAGCCCGAGGTTCCCAAGCGCCCTATCGTGGAACGCAGCTACGCCGTCGAGACGGCAACGCTTGAAAAGGGAAGTTTCGCGCCGGATATCAATGTCTTTGGCGAAACGACTGCGGGCCGTGAAGTTGAATTGCGGGCACTTGTCGCTGGGGAAGTAACCGAGGCGCATCCGAATCTCAAGGCAGGCGGGCACATCTCACAGGGCGATGTTCTTCTTGCCATCGACCGCTTTGACTACGAGGGCGCGGTGACCGAGGCTGAGGCCAATCTTGCCGAAGCGCGCGCGGGCCTCGTGGAGAGCGAAGGCCGCGTCGAACTTGAAAAAGCCAATGTTGTCCGAGCACGGGAACAGCTTGATTTCGCACAGCGGGATCTGGAGCGCGCGGAG from the Roseibium sp. HPY-6 genome contains:
- a CDS encoding Hsp33 family molecular chaperone — its product is MALNLEELGIAPAGLDAVRPFAVEELDVRGRAVAFGPVLESILGRHDYPEPVSRLLAEAIVLTGLLGTSLKFDGRFTLQTQTEGPVSMLVVDFASPDAIRACATFDADRVETLAKAGKATPEALLGHGHLAMTIDQGQHMQRYQGLVELDGISLEEVARRYFERSEQIPTEIRLGVGELYTRREGEGHAKTWTAGGILIQFLPEAPERLRQADIDPGDAPEGTLPHEVEEDDAWVEAKFLVDTVKDVELTDPEVSVEMLLFRLFHERGVRLFDAQPLSDKCRCSREKIEGVLAGFREDEIADMTVDGKIVVTCEFCNAKYEFEA